One Burkholderia cepacia genomic window carries:
- a CDS encoding A24 family peptidase, translating into MLYLVQSVATVLLASLAAQDLRDRRLSNRVVLAFGALYFVAAALARDGFAPLAGHVAAGATMLLLFGAMRHAGWIGGGDVKLAAAVCLWAGPALAVPVLTIVGAGGLACGVAALAADARQRRTAPARPVATRGVPYGVALALGGTLAVWASFAHAATFT; encoded by the coding sequence ATGCTCTATCTCGTGCAGTCGGTGGCCACGGTCCTGCTGGCTTCGCTCGCCGCGCAGGATCTGCGCGACCGGCGGCTGTCCAATCGCGTGGTGCTCGCGTTCGGGGCGCTGTATTTCGTCGCGGCGGCGCTCGCGCGCGACGGCTTCGCGCCGCTGGCCGGGCATGTCGCGGCCGGCGCGACGATGCTGCTGCTGTTCGGCGCGATGCGCCACGCGGGCTGGATCGGCGGAGGCGACGTCAAGCTCGCGGCGGCGGTATGCCTGTGGGCCGGCCCGGCGCTGGCCGTCCCGGTGCTGACGATCGTCGGCGCGGGCGGCCTTGCGTGCGGCGTCGCGGCGCTCGCGGCCGACGCGCGGCAGCGCCGCACCGCGCCCGCGCGTCCCGTCGCGACGCGCGGCGTGCCGTACGGCGTGGCGCTCGCGCTCGGCGGCACGCTGGCCGTCTGGGCGTCGTTTGCGCACGCCGCCACGTTCACTTAG
- a CDS encoding Flp family type IVb pilin, with product MLQYVKSLLRDERGVSSLEYAVLAGIVVVALAAVGVILSSTSSGLPSLFTALITKVTGLI from the coding sequence ATGCTGCAATACGTCAAGTCCCTGCTGCGTGACGAACGCGGCGTCAGCTCGCTCGAATACGCAGTGCTGGCCGGCATCGTCGTGGTCGCGCTGGCGGCGGTCGGCGTGATCCTCAGCAGCACGTCGAGCGGCTTGCCGAGCCTGTTCACCGCGCTGATCACGAAAGTGACCGGCCTGATCTGA